A single genomic interval of Lathyrus oleraceus cultivar Zhongwan6 chromosome 7, CAAS_Psat_ZW6_1.0, whole genome shotgun sequence harbors:
- the LOC127103813 gene encoding uncharacterized protein LOC127103813 yields the protein MEPFDAFYGRRCRTPLCWYETRENDVIGHEIVQEKMKASQRRQKSYHDKRRKTLAFSEGDHFFLRVTPVTGVGRALKSKKLTPRFIGPYQITQQVGTVAYRIALPPSLENLHDVFQVSQLRNYIPNPSHVIQMDDVHVRDNLTMEALPLRIVNREVKQLGGKEIALVKIVWGRIGGWSMTWE from the coding sequence ATGGAACCTTTTGATGCTTTctatggtaggaggtgtagaactcctcTATGTTGGTATGAGACTAGAGAGAATGATGTGATTGGGCATGAGATTgttcaagagaagatgaaggcatCTCAGAGAAGGCAAAAAAGTTaccatgacaagaggaggaagaCTCTTGCGTTCAGTGAGGGTGACCATTTTTTTCTGAGAGTCACTCCGGTGACTGGTGTTGGGCGTGCGCTAAAGTCGAAGAAGCTTACACCTCGTTTCATTGGTCCATACCAGATCACTCAGCAGGTTGGAACTGTTGCTTATAGAATAGCTTTACCTCCGTCATTGgaaaatttgcatgatgtattccaGGTGTCCCAGCTCCGAAATTATATTCCTAATCCTTCTCATGTGATTCAGATGGATGATGTGCATGTGAGAGATAATCTGACTATGGAGGCTCTACCTTTGAGGATTGTGAATCGAGAAGTGAAGCAACTCGGAGGTAAGGAGATTGCTCTTGTGAAGATCGTTTGGGGAAGAATTGGTGGATGGAGCATGACTTGGGAGTAG